GCTGCACcgcacacaacaacaaacccagcgcaAGAGAGTCGTGAACAAACTCTTTTGAGccagatctttttcatgaatcacccaaaaagaactgagggtttgaactcagggtctcaggttagcagtttgaatcactttctcagcgaatcgtCCATCGGTGAATTCACAACTGGGagtacagacatttcaaaataagagtcccatgtgtattttgggcttcttTATACCACTTTTTTTCTTCTCGTAATTATTGGTTGGGATTGGGAAGGTGCAAACATTTACTGAtactcaagaagacaacacactactatatgcacactatactactgtatatgtaaatatctgtaatgtagattcagtactaaacataaaaacaatcttttatctcttatttttataaattatgaaaggggtgtaaacatttatgagacaaaggAATGCAAacatatcttctcaactatatgcactgtttattaaacctttgatgaatgggttatcagctgaattccttttctttggctttctatcttgttaCTGGACAACAATCTACATCGAGAAAATCTGTGATTGGgctactaaaaacagccatttggctccttaacgTTTCattttaggagccaatggctcttaagtcatttttttagtctAGAGCCCTGTTATCTGAATGTGTttaattgtgataaaaaaaaattatgatgattGAGAGTGAGCTTGGATTTTAAGATTGAAACTGAATAAAAACattgttaaatataaattatattatgtagGGCTGAGTTTTTAGAATGCAGAATCAAAATACTGCTACAGTATTAGGGCTGGGCATTATGtcttaaatgtattttcagtCTATTGACGATATTTgatatatatctcgataattatgtatttgctatgAAATGGCTcctgtttgtttttagtttttcagAGGAACCATCCAAACCGCAATTGcagccaagtagattcaatattttaaagactttaaatacaaatctactttaaataaatagtttttcattaaataaatcaaatcagatccctttattgtcactcaaccatatacacaagtgcaaacGTGGGTGAAagacttgggtgcagttccaagcaatatagcagtcatgacagtgatgaaacatataccaatttaaaataaacatcagatttacacaacacaatttacatgtaCAGATAATTACACATaacataatatacaaataataatatacaatgtacagcatACAGTATACAATTCActcaatatagaatacacatacacacaacatagaatacacagtatacaatgaAAATtggatatataaaatatacagtaggtagtgTTGTGCTGTACTGAGCATATTtaagaaacacgtcacaaaaatgaactgaaacgccgcgaatacttatcacacaaacatatgtctaaagaacgCTTAAGActtctaattttaaataaaacaattaaaatttaaaacaaatattctcctgcaatgtatgaaacaaagcgatgtacattttttaccggttcatctaattatatctaatgtgatcacacccaccagcagagcgcccCATTCATActctaatgtgctgaggcgatcaaggcaaatggtacacgcccccgacagtgttcagaggtttgatgtaaacaattcattcattttaatgcgCGTTTGTAATGATACATAGGCGATGAAACttctggatattaaggaagagttaatcatttagttgtcattagctgacatgctattttatataaacatgtacatattttactagtgggactgtttccagacttgccagccaagaatcagagtattgacatttgaaatatttcctaataagcaagttttagttacatttaaatgttgtttcggctaaagcaggtatttaaattgtatgctgtatgatataaatatgatatgtaatatgatataaaattatatgaatatttagaatatatttgatctagtgtttatgctgcctcattatcatcaatgcttgcgcttgcaaatatgtgttcaggtgtaaatgagtaaaatgcactttaaatatgcccatattagaaaatcagcatcttataatgatttctgaaggatcatgtgacactgaagactgcagtaatgatgctgaaaattcagctttgatcacaaattgcattttacaatattttcaaatagaaaactgttattTGATATTgttaaatgagttcacacaatgtttttactgtattttggatcaaataaatgcagtcttggtgagcagaagagacttctaaaacttttaaatggtagagtaggtataaaattaagtaaagtctttatgtaaagatgtaacttttatgtaacttcttttaactaaaaacttgattttgatcattaagtctcttcacattcattctctttctatcacattcctcattgataggcccaggggagggtcttttgtgtcctcaggtgtgaattacctcaatatgcattatagttcacgcctcctcgcatatatttatgcatttggcagacacttttatccaaagcgacttacagtgcacttattacagggacaatcccccctgagcacttattacagggacaatcccccccgagcaacctggagttaagtgccttgctcaacggCACAATGGTGGCAGCCatgggtttgaaccagcaactttctgattaacagccctgtgctttagccactacgccaacaccacgcatatgagctttcaacactaaaagtgtcatacaaaagttaaagtactatattgttttgtatgaataagtgatcaggatggttttcacatcattttgtagcaaaaactctaggctacaagatccagatctcaaaagtcttgtggacaaatgtttagtatgtgttatgtgaccttatttcaatgacttaaacattttgttttttcaaaaaacaagcATAAACGATATTTTCTCAAAACAcaaatgttgctcacatattattgtagcccagtttgtgctgaatagagtgttatcagactttagccattaatgtgtttttaagcaactgaaaaaaacacaaatgtaaaaggcatgtcaaaacttctccagggcccaaaacaccctcagaccccagagggttaatgtccGGTGTTCAGTGTGCTATTgaagaactaatgtccaaaagtgtttgtctatcgtATACAATAaagcagacaacatccaagacaaaaaaaaaaactgcaatattgGGTCGGAGCTCACAACGTAGCAGCCATACTCTGCGTCATCTTGAAATTCATTGAACATCAGTAAACACAAAAAtctaataattttaattgatatgcactttatatttatatttcatatacaaCAAAATGTAGTAGcttattaaaaagcattatttattattatgtttttaccaatacattttttgaatgaacaaggtgtgcaaagctacttcactgacttatttttgaaacccagctgaacattgcataatactaaattattactgtggaacACAtcaggtttattattataattgaatgctgaattatcattattctgattattagatttgcattactgtacaaaagtaatatatttctgtcctgtttacttcacCTCTActtcaggcttttattttgacaccgtaAGTGCTgtcatatttatttaatcttcacaaggagcttttattgTGACAGAAAAGTCAATGTGTACTTGATAGTTTACAATGCATTTCCTGTAACACTgtaattttctattttttattttttatttatttattttttttattcaactttcaTAAAAGCTTACAATGACATTTAACATCAAACATAAGACAAACAGATATTGGGGGAACATAAAACAGATCTTACATTATACAGAGTAAAACATTAAATTCTAcagacaatttttttaaaaatatgagaTGTTTTTATGCACTTCTTATGCTATTATGTGTCACATTTGtaaatttgtataataacttgtagcggttactaatgtttggattTGAATGCTTCaacctgcattactttgatttcacaatgcacatgGACTGATCTGAGAGCGCTGCCTTGCACGTGCACACAGATCAGCGCATCACCGGTTTGTTCTGAATTACACActgaccatgtttatctgtctttaaatgcagtcttttgtggattaataaatcacatatgaccaatttaccatttttaagttattttgattaattgtgctgccctgaaggattgtgaaattagtctGCCCCTGTTGACattcagttgccagtgtgttattaagagaagtataatATGTGAAATGAGAAGATTAATAAttgaagaaataaataattatactttttataagtcatgggtcaggaaatttatcagcatataagaaaggataatcactttttattattaattcaaaaagcatttattgctaaaCTGTGAAGGATGtgataagggaccatctgaatacaGTTATTGATGAATACTCTTTTAGAGGCTGCATGAATCTATTTTGAGTTTAGAATGTTACTGCTGTGTTACTAAACTGCTGCTCTCTTACATCTAACATGGGATTTGATATGTGCATCATACATCCTTAAATAACTGCAAGATAACCAAGAGCATGCTGTTATCACATGCATTCTGACTGTGCCAAGCACTGCTGTTTGATAAACATCAACAAATGCAATTATGTTATGACTGAATTAGGGATGGAATTCATAAAACATTGAATGATTCCAATTCTGATTCATCTTAgactacgtctacattaatccgtttcaaaaacgctctccgtccacactaatgttttcaagcattttccaaaagttgctcgtccatgctgaaacgtatgaaaatggttaaatcgtgtcactgcgcatgcggaaaatcccctctgcatgtacggtctgaaactcAACTATCCTTGTGTTctgtcgccggacaccaattccgagtaaacttcccttcgccattgaaggaatgcaatgtgaaggttattgtcatgttcactgttgtcttttatttttgtgcttttatgttgaagtttagtttagttcctgtttcctatttggtttttgtagtcctttgttgtttctttttatgattggttctccttccctgattgttttcccAGGTGtcccttattcccttgtttgttcctttgtgtatttaaaccctgctgtttctccattcccctgtcagtcgttgaatgttgatgtttgtgcatatttttatAGTCTGTGTGTTTAAATCCTGTCGGTAATCCATTCCCCTGTCCCGTACTCTACCGTTGAtggttttttcatgtttatgttgttttttcccatcgtggatgttttatttgttccagtcttgtttgtcctattattttcaattaaagaaCTACACgtagatccgcactcctcgtctgccttcacctgccttCATCTCTACGTTCATAACAGttatacaaagtgacatttattttttaacaacgctatcaatgTGAGTATTAGGCACAACAGCGCCactataacacaggccgccatcttgattgttttggtaggtcacatgactaaaaatgcattatcGTTTTTCAAAGCATCCATTTtacaacaacacaaaaatgtattagtgtggactaggccttaATGATTCTAATCCCTAAACAGTTCCAGTAACAATTCTTTTAGCactattaaaatacttaaaaataagaAATGAGGAAATAAGAAATGTAGATAAGCTAATTTCAGATTTTATCAGAACAGATTCTTGAAAATTGTGTTCACACAAACTTTGTATTTGTGATATgtctttcatttattaattttattttaaataacactaattacaacaaaacacataaattatAAATGCACTTTCATATCAACAACCATCCAGTAATTACTGTGTTTTTGGTTAAGTCGGCCATGACAAAAAATTAATGTCTCACTAATAAAAATTGGCTGATAAATGACATTCATCAGTGCTGTATATTTTTGcagtgcagattcaaaagaaccaactcataagagCCATTCTTTAGGGAATCAGACTACTCAGGTTGTGCTGTATTGTTCGTGAGTACTTTCAAAGGAACTGCTTTAGGACTACACTGATTGTACggtatttttaatgttattgatTTAGTACACTGTTTTGGTATGCACGTTTGCGAACAGTTCTCTGTTTCCAACCCTTAACTGAATACATTACTGCTTTTTTTTGATAGGTTTGATAGTTTATTAATTTCACCATGTTCTCTTCCTGTTCCCTAGGTGTAAAAACCTGATTTAAAATGGAAAAACTGCTTGTCTGCCTGTTGGTTATTGGAATGGCAGTGAAGGCCCAGATCTGTCCGAAGCGCTGTGTCTGTCAAGTTCTGTCCCCTAACCTCGCAACACTCTGTGCCAAAAAAGGGCTGCTCTTTGTACCACCCAACATTGATAGGCACACCGTGGAGCTCCGGCTTGCTGATAACTTTGTCACCAGCGTGAAACGGAAAGACTTGGCCAATATGACCAAGCTGGTGGATCTTACTCTGTCACGGAATACAATAAGCTACATCACTCCACACGCGTTTGCTGACCTGGAGAACCTACGCGCCTTGCATCTTGACCACAATCGGTTGACACGAATAGCCAATGACACCTTCAGTGGGATGTCCAAGCTACATCACCTGATTCTGAACAACAACCAATTGATCCTCATCCACATGGGAGCCTTTAATGACCTGCTAGCCCTAGAAGAACTGGACTTATCCTACAACAACCTGGACACCATCCCTTGGGAGGCCATTCAAAAGATGACCAGCCTTCACACTCTTAGTCTGGACCACAACATGATTGACTACATTCCTGAAGGGACCTTCTCCCTCCTACAGAAGCTCAATCGCTTGGACGTGACTTCCAACAAGCTCCAGAAACTTCCGCCAGACCCGCTTTTCCAGCGAGCACAGGTTCTGGCGACATCTGGAATTATGAATCCCTATTCTTTTGCCCTGAGCTTTGGAGGAAACCCTTTACACTGCAACTGCGAGCTTTTGTGGGTTAGGCGACTCAGTCGTGAGGACGATTTGGAGACCTGTGCCACACCATTGCACCTCTCTGGACGCTACTTTTGGTCCATTCCTGAGGAGGAATTCCTCTGTGAGCCGCCCCTCATCACCCGCTACTCTCATGAAATGAGAGTCCTTGAGGGCCAGAGGGTTGCATTGAGGTGCAAGGCCAGGGGAGACCCTGAGCCTGCCATTCACTGGATATCTCCTGAGGGGAAATTAGTTGCAAACTCATCACGTACACTCGTTTATAACAATGGCACCCTAGACATCCTGATAAGTACAGTAAAGGACACCGGTTCTTTCACATGCATTTCCTCAAACCCTGCTGGGGAAGCCCACCAGACTGTGGAGCTCGTCATCATCAAGCTTCCACACATTAGCAACAGCACCAATAACATCCAGGAGCCAGACCCTGGCTCCTCTGACATCTCCACATCTACAAGGGCTGGAGCAAATGGTAGTAACCACACTGGCGATGCTAAGACCAGCTCTGACAAGAGGGTGGTTATGGCTGAAGCGACTTCATCTACTGCTCTCATCAAATTTAACTTTCAAAGGAATATACCTGGAATACGCATGTTTCAGATTCAGTATAATGGAACCTATGACGACTCTCTTGTTTACAGGTGAGAATTACATGCTTTTAAGTGCAAAGCTAGAGATTCTAGTCATTCTTGCTTATGTGTAGATTGAGAGTCCACATTgaatatagagtgcaacagtctggaaATAAAAAATCCATTCATTCTTTTTCATTGGGGGAATTGATTTTAAAGGATAACTTATATACCTTTAAAGACAGAActactgtgagctctgaggttgttaattgatggtatatgctccTGTTAAAGCCATCAGACTGTCATTTCAACttcagttttaaaaatattttgttttagagcagaCACCACTGCCCACTTTAATGACATCAGTCTCTCTACACAAATCAAATACTGtaaatttgtatatattgtaaaattttgcaatacactttaaatatgtacttgtaattaacacatttaaatcaatgcagttttttcaatagtttttaatTACGACATTATCAATGCTTCacaggattgtagttcattctcttattaaatatgttaaatatagtCTTGTACTTTTTTGTCCAAATTTTCAACACTCTTTTGATTGTAATCAAGTttctaatgttgtgattcacattggagctggttggtttggttcatggcttagaaaattaatggaaaaaatacttccCAACCAATGGCTAAAAAAAGTGGTAGGGCACTGATTATTTGTATTGCcatatttgttttgtaaatttgTTATGTGTATTTGGCTGCATAATACTAGTTATGGTATAACAGTTCTGTAAATAAGGGTAATTAGCTTAACAAGGAGGACTCTGTGAAACAATTAAGGAGTGAAATTGAAGTTGCATTATAATGTGCTTACTTTACAATGAGCTGTGTTCTACACTTGATATCACACTATAGATCTATACACAAAATGTCCATTACTATTGAAGCTTATCAAATTACCAGTGATCATAAACTGACTGTGGTCCATGCTAACATGGATAATCTTTTTGCAGAAGTATTCTATGCAACCGAATAGGAATTGGTTTAGTctttattttcagtaaataatacaGCACAAACATTTGTAAAGTAAGCTGTAAGACTGATAGATACAATATGAGGGAGCCATCTCATGATACAGACCCAGAGGAACCCACAGGGAAAGAACGATCCTTTTGGTTTtaaaagcagttaaaaaaaaaaaatctatcaatTTATCTAGATTGAACGAGCTAACTTTGGCCCTTGGTGAAAACAGCTAGGTGTTAAAAGGGTCAGTTGTGAAAAAGAGCCTTATACTTAGTGTATCTGTGCACAAATCCATcactagtttgtgttctgtttctaATTTCCACTTGAACAAGTAATTCTGGTTAACTTtagagactgatgtgtgtgaaatTGCTTCTGAATCTTTTGTAttgtaaattgtatatattttgcaAGAGACAAGGGTTTCATTTGTTCTTTGCTGTTGTAATGCTATTGTTTTTACACCTAGAAAAGTTTCTACTAAGAGCACATAACACTATAAAATTGAATAATCCTGATAGTTTTTAACACTGGTAATATTCAAAACCATTGCATGTGTTAGCCAATCTGTGTTTAAGTGGTATATCTAACAGTCTTTCCTTTCACATTCT
The Xyrauchen texanus isolate HMW12.3.18 chromosome 22, RBS_HiC_50CHRs, whole genome shotgun sequence DNA segment above includes these coding regions:
- the LOC127662588 gene encoding leucine-rich repeat and fibronectin type-III domain-containing protein 5-like, encoding MEKLLVCLLVIGMAVKAQICPKRCVCQVLSPNLATLCAKKGLLFVPPNIDRHTVELRLADNFVTSVKRKDLANMTKLVDLTLSRNTISYITPHAFADLENLRALHLDHNRLTRIANDTFSGMSKLHHLILNNNQLILIHMGAFNDLLALEELDLSYNNLDTIPWEAIQKMTSLHTLSLDHNMIDYIPEGTFSLLQKLNRLDVTSNKLQKLPPDPLFQRAQVLATSGIMNPYSFALSFGGNPLHCNCELLWVRRLSREDDLETCATPLHLSGRYFWSIPEEEFLCEPPLITRYSHEMRVLEGQRVALRCKARGDPEPAIHWISPEGKLVANSSRTLVYNNGTLDILISTVKDTGSFTCISSNPAGEAHQTVELVIIKLPHISNSTNNIQEPDPGSSDISTSTRAGANGSNHTGDAKTSSDKRVVMAEATSSTALIKFNFQRNIPGIRMFQIQYNGTYDDSLVYRMIPPTSKNFLVNNLAAGTQYDLCVLAIYDDGITSLTATRVVGCVQFTTESEYLRCHFMQSQFLGGTMIIIIGGIIVASVLIFIIILMIRYKVCNTGTTAKGTSVIDMHSQTNGAQSQGCTVTPSVSKQHVLSLEGGDGYQKSSAPPPPPPDSQSNISETSLPDCSTTTSLVSQSWTTPGSSGSLKPKRRPAPKPVPAASAEPKVEALPNAEMQNTNRNNSTTLQQPQIPAPTPTPPARFKDTPILRRARPSASKYKTLPAEGVRANRRYSLNENLSKHHCYIGSQKFVNTFCKRSISMNGMLVEKENLDEKTTFSSSEWILESTV